From the Halomonas sp. MCCC 1A13316 genome, the window GCGGCGATCAGTCACCAGATCAAGGCTCTCGAGGAGTATCTCGGTGTCGACCTGTTCATCCGCCACCATCGGCGGGTAAGTCTGACCCCAGCCGCACGCGTAGCCCTGCCGGAGCTGCAAGAGGGGTTTCAGGCTCTTGGCCGCGGGGTGGACAAGATCCGCTCCTATGGCGAAGAGAGCCTGATCGTTACCGTATGCGCAGAACCCCTCTTCGCCACCAAATGGATAGTGCCACGCCTGCACCGTTTCTATGCCCGTTGTCCGGAAGCCGAAGTGAGGCTTCAGGCAAGCCTGCATACGGTGGATCGCTCACGTGATAGCGTCTTCGGAGTCACCGATCTCAAGCGCGCCGGCATCGACGTTTCCGTGCGCCTTGGCTACGGCAACTACATGGGATTAGAGCCCCAGCGTCTTATGAACCTGGATCTGGTGCCTCTCTGCACACCGGAACTGGCCGCCACCGTGGACGATATCGATACTCTGCGCGGGCTGCCGTTGCTGTGCGACAGCACACTCACCCGTTTCGACGAGCCCTACGGGTGGAGAGAATGGTTCAAGCAACAGGGGTATGACATCGGAACGCTGCGGGAGCTGCGATTCGGCAACGGCCTTCTCGCGCTGGAAGCGGCAATTACCGGTCAGGGCGCCCTTCTCGGCAGTCGGGATCTACACCAGGCGGAGCTGGTTGCCGGAAAGCTGACGGTATTGGCCGACCGCCCCCTGGACTGTGACCAGGCTTACTACGTGGTAAGTGCGGGCGAAGGTCTGGAGCGACCGATCGCCGGACGATTTCGCGAATGGTTACTGGAGGAAGCCAATATACCCTCACCCAGTTCAGGCTCTGTTTGAAGAGTTGACGAGCAACGGCCATACAAGGCAGAAATTCGTCGCTCGGCAAGCGCTTCCAGGGAAGCGCGACCAGGTTGGCACTATCCGGCGAACAGTAGAGACGGTCGCCAGGCAACGTCCCGGTGTCACTATCCAGTTCCATCACGTTAACGGCAAGGCGCCGGGGGATTCAGGGTTGAGCGCTTTCGGGTCGTCGCGTCCTGGGTACCAAGGCACGCGGCCTTCGAGCACCCCCGTCGTCTCGATGATCTCCGCCACACTGTGCTCCTGGCGGTAGGCCATGATGTGGGCGCCGCTGACTCCCGGAATCTCGCGAATTGCGTGAAGCAGGTCCATGCACAGCCGCTTGCCCTCCTCCTTCTGGTTCTCGGCCCCCTCGAGCCGATTGATCACCGCGTCGGGGATATGCACCCCGGGGACATTTTCGCGGATCCAGCGGGCGCTGCGTGCCGAAGCCAGCGGCCCGATCCCGGGCAGGATGAATACGCGGTCAGGGCCTTCCAGCAGGCCGAGGTCGTTCACCTTGAGCATGAAATCGCGCAACCGCTCGATATCGAAGCAGTACTGCGTCTGGATGAACTGGGCACCGGCCGCCACTTTCTTGGCCAGCCGATGCGGCCGCCAGTCCAGCGGCGGTACGAAGGGATTCTCGGCCGCACCGAGAAAGATCCGCGGGGGCGTCTCGATGCGCCGCCCGCTCTCGAAGCGGTGCGCGTCGCGCATGTTGCGGGCAATCTGCAGCAGCGACATGGAGTCGAGATCGAATACCGGCTTGGCTTGGGGATGGTCGCCGGCCTGCACACCGTCACCGGTCAGGCACAGCAGGTTGCAGGCGCCCATGGCCGCTCCACCGAGGATCTCGCCCTGTATGGCGATGCGATTACGGTCACGGCAGGATATCTGCATGATGGTGGCATAGCCGACCCGGGTCAGCAGTGAGCAGACCCCGGCGCTGGACATATGGCAGTTGGCACCGGAGCCGTCCGTCGCGTTAATGGCATCGACATAGCCATCGAAGATTGCCGCCCGCTTGAGCACCTCTGCCGGGTCGGCAGAGTCCGGCGGGTCGATCTCGCTGGTGATGGCGAACTTGCCCGCGCGCAGAACCCTCTCCAGACGCCCGGGGGAGACATGGCCGGGCAGGATCGGCAGGGAGTAGCCCGGGACGGGCTCGTCATCGAACTTCATCTTGTTGTCTCTCTGTTGGCGGTTGAAGAGGAGGTACCGTCCTGCTGGCGAACCACGCGAAGCCAGGATGAGCTTCCCTTGAGACGATGGTCGACCGGCAACTGGACAGCGTGGATATGATCGTCCTGCTTCATGCGACGACTTCCTTCCCAGGCATCGACCCAGACACACATCATGTCTGGCTTCACCTCGCAATGCCCATTGGCACGCACCCCGCCACAGGGGCCGTTGCGTAGTGTCTTGGGGCAGTTCATGGGACAGGACATGCCGGTGGCAGAGAGAATGCACTGACCGCACATCTGGCAATCGAAAAGCGCCCCCTTGGCGGCCTTTTCCACTATCCTCATCGGCGCCTCGACGCGGTCGTGACCCAGTCGCCTCCACACAGGGGCGAGCTTGACGAGTACCGGCTCGAAGCGTCGGTAGATCATCTCAAAGGCTCTGGAATGACGAACCACCCAGCGACGCATCCTGTACATGATAGTTTCCTTGTTTGTTCGAGGGTCAGTGTCCTCACTCCGCCAACCCCGTTGCTTCCTCTACTCCTCGATCGAATCAGGCCGAGGGAGCAGTCTCAAGCTGCTTGCGCAACAGGAACTTCTGGATTTTCCCCGTGGGAGTAGTCGGCAAGGGGCCGAAGATCACCTTCTTGGGAGCCTTGAAGCGGCTGATATTCTCCTTGCAGAAGCTGATCAACGCGTCTTCGCTTAGCTCACTGCCGGGGCGCAACTGGACGAAGGCCGCGGGAACTTCGCCCCACTTGGCATCCACCATCGCCACGACCGCCGCGAGTTCGACCTCTTCATGCCGCTGAATGATCTCCTCGACTTCCATCGAGGAGATATTTTCCCCGCCAGAGATGATCACGTCCTTCAGTCGGTCGCGAATCTTGATGTAGCCATCCGATTCCACTACGCCAAGGTCACCGGAGTGAAACCAGCCGCCGGCAAAGGCTTCGCTGGTTGCAGCCTCGTTACGCAAATATCCCTTCATGACGATATTGCCTCGAAACATGATCTCGCCCACAGTCTCACCGTCGGCAGGGACGGGCTCCAGCGTGGTCGGGTCGAGTACCGCGATGCCCTCCTGCAGGGTATAAGTGACCCCCTGGCGTCCGTTGAGCCGGACTCGCTCCTCCAGGGGACGTTGGTCCCAGCCATCCTGCTTGGCACACACCGACGCGGGGCCATATGTCTCGGTCAGTCCGTAGACGTGGGTAATCTCGACACCGAGCTTCTCCATCCGCTCTAGCACGGACGCCGGCGGCGCCGCACCGGCGATCAGCCCCGACACCTTATGATCGATCGTTGCCTGCGCAGCATCGGCGGCATCGGCGATCATC encodes:
- a CDS encoding LysR family transcriptional regulator, whose product is MLRLPSLIALHYFEVAARTKSFAAAAKELNVTPAAISHQIKALEEYLGVDLFIRHHRRVSLTPAARVALPELQEGFQALGRGVDKIRSYGEESLIVTVCAEPLFATKWIVPRLHRFYARCPEAEVRLQASLHTVDRSRDSVFGVTDLKRAGIDVSVRLGYGNYMGLEPQRLMNLDLVPLCTPELAATVDDIDTLRGLPLLCDSTLTRFDEPYGWREWFKQQGYDIGTLRELRFGNGLLALEAAITGQGALLGSRDLHQAELVAGKLTVLADRPLDCDQAYYVVSAGEGLERPIAGRFREWLLEEANIPSPSSGSV
- a CDS encoding methylenetetrahydrofolate reductase, producing the protein MKFDDEPVPGYSLPILPGHVSPGRLERVLRAGKFAITSEIDPPDSADPAEVLKRAAIFDGYVDAINATDGSGANCHMSSAGVCSLLTRVGYATIMQISCRDRNRIAIQGEILGGAAMGACNLLCLTGDGVQAGDHPQAKPVFDLDSMSLLQIARNMRDAHRFESGRRIETPPRIFLGAAENPFVPPLDWRPHRLAKKVAAGAQFIQTQYCFDIERLRDFMLKVNDLGLLEGPDRVFILPGIGPLASARSARWIRENVPGVHIPDAVINRLEGAENQKEEGKRLCMDLLHAIREIPGVSGAHIMAYRQEHSVAEIIETTGVLEGRVPWYPGRDDPKALNPESPGALPLT
- a CDS encoding methylenetetrahydrofolate reductase C-terminal domain-containing protein, with translation MYRMRRWVVRHSRAFEMIYRRFEPVLVKLAPVWRRLGHDRVEAPMRIVEKAAKGALFDCQMCGQCILSATGMSCPMNCPKTLRNGPCGGVRANGHCEVKPDMMCVWVDAWEGSRRMKQDDHIHAVQLPVDHRLKGSSSWLRVVRQQDGTSSSTANRETTR